In Yersinia enterocolitica subsp. enterocolitica, one DNA window encodes the following:
- the rpoS gene encoding RNA polymerase sigma factor RpoS: MSQNTLKVNELHEDADFDENSTETEIFDEKALVEDEPTESELAEDELLAQGVTQRVLDATQLYLGEIGYSPLLTAEEEVYFARRALRGDVPSRRRMIESNLRLVVKIARRYSNRGLALLDLIEEGNLGLIRAVEKFDPERGFRFSTYATWWIRQTIERAIMNQTRTIRLPIHIVKELNVYLRTARELSHKLDHEPSAEEIAEQLDKPVDDVSRMLRLNERITSVDTPLGGDSEKALLDILSDENENGPEDTTQDDDMKQSIVKWLFELNAKQREVLARRFGLLGYEAATLEDVGREIGLTRERVRQIQVEGLRRLREILQAQGLSIEALFRE, translated from the coding sequence ATGAGCCAAAATACGCTGAAAGTTAACGAGTTGCATGAAGATGCTGATTTTGATGAAAACAGTACGGAAACTGAAATTTTCGATGAAAAAGCATTAGTAGAAGATGAACCTACTGAAAGCGAGTTAGCAGAAGATGAGCTGTTGGCACAAGGTGTTACCCAGCGGGTGCTGGATGCGACACAGCTCTATCTTGGTGAGATTGGTTATTCGCCGTTGTTGACCGCAGAAGAAGAGGTTTATTTTGCCCGGCGTGCATTGCGCGGAGATGTGCCTTCACGTCGGCGTATGATCGAAAGTAACTTGCGGTTGGTAGTGAAGATTGCCCGCCGTTACAGTAATCGCGGTTTAGCACTGCTGGATTTGATTGAAGAGGGTAACCTCGGTCTTATCCGTGCAGTGGAAAAGTTTGACCCAGAACGCGGTTTCCGTTTCTCCACTTATGCCACATGGTGGATACGCCAGACAATTGAACGGGCAATAATGAACCAAACCCGTACCATCCGTCTGCCTATCCATATCGTTAAAGAATTAAACGTTTATTTGCGTACAGCGCGAGAACTTTCTCATAAATTAGATCATGAACCGAGCGCAGAAGAGATTGCAGAGCAACTCGACAAGCCAGTTGATGATGTGAGTCGTATGTTGCGCCTTAACGAACGTATCACTTCTGTTGATACACCTTTAGGCGGCGATTCAGAGAAAGCCTTGTTAGATATTCTGTCTGACGAAAATGAAAACGGCCCAGAAGACACCACGCAAGATGACGATATGAAACAAAGTATCGTTAAATGGCTGTTCGAATTGAATGCAAAACAGCGCGAAGTTCTGGCCCGTCGTTTTGGTCTGTTAGGATATGAAGCTGCAACACTGGAAGATGTTGGCCGTGAAATTGGTTTGACACGTGAACGTGTGCGCCAGATTCAGGTTGAAGGGTTACGTCGTTTGCGGGAAATTCTGCAAGCGCAGGGCCTGAGCATCGAAGCATTGTTCCGCGAATAG
- a CDS encoding outer membrane usher protein encodes MVSARSITSGFARRDLLRILIVVTLSGNAYGVLASDDIQFNTDVLDTKDRANFDLSQFSQRGYIMPGNYNLLVSMNKQELSEQPIVFYASEKDAKKSEACLTPQLIELLALKEDSFKKLTWSRDGECLDISSLPGLTVEGDLAKSSLYLSVPQAWLEYSEPDWDPPSRWEEGIPGVLFDYNLLGQLNRQETNNTNNNTLSGNGTTGANLGAWRFRADWQMRVDQSSASSTERQWDWSRYYAYRAIPSLGAKLTLGEDFLNSSIFDSFRFNGASLATDDNMLPPNLRGYAPEITGVARTNARVVVSQQGRVLSETLVAAGPFRIQNLNSFVSGTLDVRVEELDGQVQQFQVNTASIPYLTRPGMVRYRIAAGKPSDIGHRAEGPVFGTGEFSWGINSGWSLFGGAMSGENEYQAASMGIGRDLMEFGAVSVDMTQSWATLPEQGTLSGGSYRVNYSKNFQETGSQVTFAGYRFSERNFMSMSEYLDARYRSNDVGGNKEMYTISFNQQFQDLGLSAYLNYSHQTYWDRSANDRYNLALSRYFDIGKVKNVSLTFSAYRNRYNESNDDGVYLSMSMPFGNSATISYSATVSGSEHSQRVGYTDRLDAHNNYQINTGVARSGVLVSGNYNHIGNSADINANASYQEGQYSSVGLGIQGGATITAEGGALHRVNTLGGTRLLLDTQGVSGVPVQGYGSSIRTNQFGKAVVGDVNSYYRNRASIDIDNLADDVEARGTVAQVTLTEGAIGYRRFNVISGEKAMAMIRMADGTSPPFGATVLNENQQETGIVNDDGSTYLSGIKAGETMSVRWNGEAQCSITLPKALSPAILANLLLPCQPIATGDKPPISQ; translated from the coding sequence ATGGTATCCGCTCGTTCCATCACCTCCGGTTTTGCCCGTCGTGATTTATTGCGAATTTTGATTGTAGTTACATTAAGTGGCAATGCTTATGGTGTGTTGGCCAGCGATGACATTCAGTTTAATACCGATGTATTGGATACCAAGGATCGCGCTAATTTTGACCTAAGCCAGTTCTCCCAACGCGGCTACATCATGCCTGGGAATTATAACTTGTTGGTTAGCATGAATAAGCAGGAGCTTAGTGAACAACCGATTGTGTTCTACGCCTCAGAAAAAGATGCAAAAAAAAGTGAGGCGTGTTTAACACCCCAGTTAATCGAGTTGTTGGCATTGAAAGAGGATAGCTTCAAAAAGCTGACCTGGTCGCGTGATGGAGAGTGTCTGGATATTAGCAGCTTACCCGGCTTGACCGTGGAAGGTGATTTGGCAAAGTCATCGCTGTACTTGAGTGTGCCACAAGCTTGGCTGGAATACAGCGAACCGGATTGGGATCCTCCTTCTCGCTGGGAGGAGGGTATTCCCGGTGTGCTGTTCGATTACAACTTGTTAGGGCAATTGAACCGCCAGGAAACGAATAATACCAATAACAATACGTTAAGCGGCAACGGGACCACTGGCGCTAATCTGGGTGCCTGGAGATTCCGTGCTGACTGGCAGATGCGTGTCGACCAATCATCGGCTTCATCGACTGAGCGCCAATGGGATTGGAGCCGTTATTACGCTTATCGCGCTATCCCGAGTCTGGGAGCAAAGTTGACGTTGGGGGAAGATTTTTTGAATTCCTCCATCTTTGACAGTTTCCGCTTTAACGGCGCTAGCCTGGCGACGGATGACAATATGTTACCGCCAAATTTACGTGGTTATGCCCCTGAAATTACAGGAGTTGCCCGTACCAATGCGCGGGTAGTTGTCAGTCAGCAAGGGCGTGTGTTGAGTGAAACGCTGGTTGCTGCCGGCCCTTTTCGTATTCAGAACTTGAACAGTTTTGTCTCTGGGACGCTGGATGTGCGGGTAGAGGAACTTGACGGGCAAGTTCAACAATTTCAAGTAAATACCGCCAGTATTCCTTACCTGACCCGCCCCGGAATGGTGCGTTACCGTATCGCTGCCGGTAAGCCTTCGGATATCGGGCATCGGGCGGAAGGGCCAGTGTTTGGCACCGGGGAATTCTCCTGGGGGATCAACAGTGGCTGGTCACTGTTTGGTGGCGCGATGAGTGGTGAAAACGAATATCAAGCGGCATCTATGGGGATTGGCCGTGACTTAATGGAATTTGGTGCGGTGTCGGTTGATATGACCCAATCATGGGCAACGTTACCCGAGCAAGGCACTTTGAGCGGTGGCTCTTATCGAGTCAACTATTCGAAAAACTTTCAGGAAACAGGCAGTCAGGTGACGTTTGCTGGCTATCGCTTCTCTGAACGTAATTTTATGAGCATGAGTGAATATCTCGACGCGCGTTATCGCAGCAATGACGTGGGTGGCAATAAAGAGATGTACACCATCAGCTTCAATCAACAATTTCAGGATCTGGGGCTGAGTGCGTATCTGAACTATAGCCATCAGACCTATTGGGATCGCTCGGCAAATGACCGCTATAACCTGGCTCTCTCGCGTTATTTTGATATCGGTAAAGTGAAAAATGTCAGTTTGACCTTCTCTGCTTACCGTAACCGCTATAACGAAAGCAATGACGATGGCGTGTATTTGTCTATGTCGATGCCATTTGGTAACAGCGCAACCATCAGTTATAGCGCGACGGTGAGTGGCAGTGAACATAGTCAGCGAGTGGGCTATACCGATCGTCTGGATGCTCACAACAACTACCAGATCAATACTGGGGTAGCACGTAGCGGCGTGTTAGTTAGTGGTAACTACAACCACATAGGTAATAGTGCGGATATTAACGCCAATGCCAGTTATCAGGAGGGGCAATACTCTTCCGTTGGTTTAGGTATTCAGGGCGGCGCAACTATCACGGCTGAAGGTGGTGCTCTACATCGGGTGAATACCCTCGGCGGTACCCGATTATTACTGGATACCCAAGGTGTATCTGGTGTTCCGGTTCAGGGATATGGCTCATCAATACGCACCAATCAGTTTGGTAAAGCGGTAGTCGGTGATGTGAATAGCTATTACCGCAATCGGGCCAGTATTGATATCGATAACCTGGCTGACGATGTTGAAGCCAGAGGAACCGTAGCACAGGTCACACTGACCGAAGGTGCTATTGGTTATCGCCGCTTTAATGTGATTTCCGGCGAAAAGGCGATGGCGATGATACGTATGGCAGATGGCACATCACCGCCATTTGGGGCCACCGTATTAAATGAAAATCAGCAAGAGACCGGCATTGTTAACGACGATGGTTCCACTTACCTCAGTGGGATCAAAGCGGGTGAAACCATGTCAGTACGTTGGAATGGTGAGGCGCAATGCAGCATCACCTTACCTAAGGCTCTTTCTCCAGCAATACTGGCGAATCTACTGTTGCCTTGCCAGCCAATAGCCACGGGGGATAAACCTCCGATATCACAGTAG
- the mutS gene encoding DNA mismatch repair protein MutS, with amino-acid sequence MNNTDKLDSHTPMMQQYLRLKAQHPEILLFYRMGDFYELFYSDAKRASQLLDISLTKRGASAGEPIPMAGVPYHSIENYLAKLVQLGESAAICEQIGDPATSKGPVERKVVRIVTPGTVSDEALLQERQDNLLAAIWQDARGFGYATLDISSGRFRVAEPADLETMAAELQRTNPAELLYPENFEQMSLIEHRHGLRRRPLWEFELETAKQQLNLQFGTRDLIGFGVEQAHQALRAAGCLLQYVKDTQRTSLPHIRGLTMERQQDGIVMDAATRRNLELTQNLSGGTENTLAAILDCTVTAMGSRMLKRWLHMPIRDTKVLTDRQQAIGGLQDITAELQTPLRQVGDLERILARLALRTARPRDLARMRHAFQQLPEIHHLLQPVNVPHIQNLLSQVGQFDELQDLLERAIVETPPVLVRDGGVIASGYNAELDEWRALADGATDYLDRLEIREREKLGLDTLKVGFNGVHGYYIQVSRGQSHLVPIHYVRRQTLKNAERYIIPELKEYEDKVLTSKGKALAIEKGLYEEIFDLLLPHLPELQTSANALAELDVLANLAERAETLNYNCPVLSDKPGIKITGGRHPVVEQVLSEPFISNPLTLSPQRRMLIITGPNMGGKSTYMRQTALIVLLAHMGSYVPADQATIGPVDRIFTRVGAADDLASGRSTFMVEMTETANILHNATEQSLVLMDEIGRGTSTYDGLSLAWACAENLASRIKAMTLFATHYFELTTLPEKMEGVVNVHLDALEHGETIAFMHSVQDGAASKSYGLAVAALAGVPRDVIKRARQKLKELESLSNNAAASKIDGSQLTLLNEEVSPAVEALEALDPDSLSPRQALEWIYRLKNMV; translated from the coding sequence ATGAATAATACTGATAAGCTAGATTCCCACACCCCAATGATGCAGCAGTATCTTCGGCTTAAGGCTCAACATCCTGAAATACTCCTGTTTTATCGGATGGGAGATTTTTATGAGCTGTTCTACAGTGATGCCAAACGCGCGTCCCAGTTATTGGATATCTCACTGACAAAACGGGGGGCTTCCGCCGGTGAACCTATTCCTATGGCGGGTGTTCCCTATCATTCGATAGAAAACTATCTGGCAAAGCTGGTTCAATTGGGTGAGTCAGCGGCTATCTGTGAGCAAATCGGTGATCCGGCTACCAGCAAAGGGCCGGTTGAACGTAAAGTCGTGCGAATAGTCACCCCCGGTACCGTGAGTGACGAGGCCTTACTGCAAGAGCGCCAGGATAATCTTCTGGCCGCCATCTGGCAGGATGCGCGCGGATTTGGTTATGCGACGCTGGATATCAGTTCAGGCCGCTTTAGAGTTGCAGAACCCGCAGACCTTGAAACTATGGCTGCCGAGTTACAACGTACCAATCCCGCAGAGTTACTTTATCCAGAAAACTTCGAGCAAATGTCGTTGATTGAACATCGACATGGCTTACGCCGCCGCCCATTATGGGAGTTTGAGCTGGAAACAGCCAAACAGCAGTTAAACCTGCAATTCGGCACCCGCGATTTAATCGGTTTTGGTGTCGAACAAGCCCATCAGGCACTGCGGGCTGCGGGCTGCCTGCTGCAATATGTCAAAGATACCCAGCGCACCTCCCTGCCCCATATCCGTGGCTTGACCATGGAGCGTCAGCAAGATGGCATTGTTATGGATGCTGCGACCCGTCGTAATCTTGAACTGACGCAGAATTTATCAGGTGGAACGGAAAACACGCTGGCCGCGATCCTCGATTGCACGGTAACCGCTATGGGCAGCCGCATGTTGAAACGCTGGCTGCATATGCCAATCCGTGACACCAAAGTGTTGACTGATCGCCAGCAAGCCATTGGTGGTCTGCAAGATATTACCGCTGAACTGCAAACTCCACTGCGTCAGGTCGGGGATTTAGAACGTATTTTGGCACGACTGGCACTGCGAACCGCTCGCCCGAGAGATTTGGCAAGAATGCGGCATGCATTTCAGCAACTGCCTGAGATTCATCATTTATTGCAGCCAGTGAATGTTCCCCATATCCAAAATTTACTGTCACAAGTCGGCCAGTTTGATGAATTACAAGATTTACTGGAACGCGCAATTGTTGAAACGCCGCCAGTATTGGTACGAGATGGTGGCGTCATCGCCTCTGGCTACAATGCAGAATTAGACGAATGGCGGGCGCTGGCTGATGGTGCAACCGATTATCTCGACCGGTTGGAAATCCGTGAACGCGAAAAACTGGGTCTGGATACCCTAAAAGTCGGTTTTAATGGTGTTCATGGCTATTACATTCAGGTTAGCCGTGGTCAGAGCCATCTGGTACCGATTCATTATGTTCGCAGGCAAACGTTGAAGAATGCCGAGCGCTACATCATTCCAGAGCTGAAAGAGTATGAAGACAAAGTTCTGACCTCGAAAGGCAAGGCTTTGGCGATTGAAAAAGGTTTGTACGAAGAAATTTTCGATCTGCTGTTGCCGCATCTACCTGAGTTACAAACCAGCGCCAATGCACTAGCCGAACTTGATGTTTTGGCGAATCTGGCCGAAAGAGCCGAAACACTCAACTACAACTGCCCTGTCCTGAGTGATAAACCGGGGATCAAAATTACTGGCGGCCGTCATCCGGTAGTGGAGCAGGTGCTCAGTGAGCCTTTTATTTCTAACCCGCTGACACTCTCACCTCAACGGCGAATGCTGATCATTACTGGCCCGAATATGGGCGGTAAAAGTACCTATATGCGCCAAACCGCATTGATAGTCTTACTGGCACATATGGGCAGCTATGTTCCTGCGGACCAAGCCACTATTGGGCCAGTTGACCGCATCTTTACTCGAGTCGGTGCTGCTGACGACCTGGCATCCGGTCGCTCAACCTTTATGGTCGAAATGACAGAAACGGCCAATATTCTGCATAATGCCACCGAACAAAGTTTGGTATTAATGGATGAAATTGGTCGCGGCACATCAACCTATGATGGCTTGTCATTAGCTTGGGCTTGTGCTGAAAATCTGGCTAGCCGTATCAAAGCCATGACGCTATTTGCTACTCATTACTTTGAGCTAACGACCCTGCCGGAAAAAATGGAGGGGGTGGTCAATGTTCATCTTGATGCATTGGAACATGGCGAAACCATCGCCTTTATGCACAGTGTGCAAGATGGTGCGGCGAGTAAAAGTTATGGTTTAGCTGTTGCGGCCTTGGCCGGAGTGCCACGGGATGTGATTAAACGCGCACGGCAAAAACTGAAAGAGCTGGAATCGTTGTCGAACAATGCAGCGGCAAGCAAAATTGATGGCTCGCAACTCACGTTGCTAAATGAAGAGGTATCGCCAGCAGTGGAAGCCTTAGAGGCATTGGATCCCGACTCCCTATCACCACGTCAGGCGCTTGAGTGGATTTATCGCCTGAAAAACATGGTGTAA
- a CDS encoding FaeA/PapI family transcriptional regulator, with the protein MKPKDQRKEEVMGILEEHCHALKEQFNESPPPVINWPKTRELADKAQLDIYTARLVLMKLVDENRVKMSETKVMNSLRWFIAYPTEK; encoded by the coding sequence ATGAAACCTAAGGACCAACGTAAAGAAGAAGTTATGGGGATATTGGAAGAACACTGTCATGCTCTTAAAGAACAGTTCAACGAATCCCCACCTCCTGTAATCAATTGGCCAAAAACAAGAGAACTTGCTGATAAAGCACAGCTGGATATTTACACTGCAAGGTTAGTATTAATGAAGTTGGTCGATGAAAATCGAGTAAAAATGTCAGAAACTAAAGTGATGAATTCATTACGTTGGTTTATTGCTTATCCGACTGAAAAATAA
- a CDS encoding fimbrial protein has translation MKLNKTILAAGLVLGFASMANAADQGQGTVTFNGSIIDAPCSIAAGSDAQTVEMGQISNVALQNGGKSSAHDFKIKLENCDTTTLKTVTTTFGGAESAAVPGLLGITGVAEGAGIAIVDGTGSVITLGTATEQQTLVTGNNTLAFSAYLQGSTASDAIKPGSFSSVADFTLAYQ, from the coding sequence ATGAAACTGAATAAAACTATCTTGGCTGCTGGTCTGGTATTAGGTTTTGCTTCTATGGCTAACGCGGCTGATCAAGGCCAAGGTACTGTGACTTTTAATGGTTCAATCATTGATGCACCTTGCTCAATCGCAGCAGGTTCAGATGCACAGACTGTTGAAATGGGCCAGATCTCTAACGTGGCACTGCAAAATGGCGGCAAATCATCTGCACATGATTTCAAAATCAAATTGGAAAACTGTGACACCACAACGCTGAAAACTGTAACCACCACCTTTGGCGGTGCAGAATCAGCAGCAGTACCTGGCCTGCTGGGCATCACTGGTGTAGCTGAAGGTGCTGGTATTGCAATCGTTGATGGTACTGGTTCTGTTATTACTCTGGGTACTGCGACTGAGCAGCAGACTCTGGTTACTGGTAACAACACCCTGGCATTCTCTGCTTACCTGCAGGGCAGCACTGCATCTGACGCTATCAAACCAGGCAGCTTCTCAAGTGTTGCTGACTTCACCCTGGCTTACCAATAA
- the waaL-xs gene encoding O-antigen ligase-like protein WaaL-xs, with the protein MKLLSLSSIKPTLSARKVNLIVLLLMAVTFISMLHYEINRGGSGLHLPHNIIIWAMMALLVMTLYWPQSEEPHVVTSPGKLWLLIGALMITLPGLWPASLQHVGAWLPRVLGLWGGIILLLGLFRLKLSSTTRQGWLLLILLSAWGQATLALLQWLVFTADNWMEFDLAQRPYGIFQQVNVLASYLATGYAIAAYLFMVSSYRVIRIISTLTLLVFPGMLLLLQSRIGWVGGVTTLLLLSLYYWRQRKMAWLWLCSLISLLVAAYLLEQMIGGSLVSKEGSNKERGLILEYTWLMIRQQPWQGWGYGSFESAFAHTLIQNIGVPTPFSFPSHPHNEVLYGWAEGGIVALVGMLVLAIGYIKPLLIQPKVVFPLWVLTLPIALHLMTELPLYQSAAHWLVLILLGRLMVPEHMLISMPLPPPHWQRWLHAVIVLSACCTLLFMMAGFKTGRVLTLSERSGLVNMQPLDNLVNPYIQWERYQYIRHINLLLQFNHNPDPALLSQFRIWAEQYIQLHNDPNVYQSLIMITQYQYDLMQANHLRQIAHALFPENLAFR; encoded by the coding sequence ATGAAATTACTATCTTTATCATCCATAAAACCGACACTTTCAGCGCGCAAAGTTAACCTCATTGTTTTGCTGCTCATGGCCGTTACATTTATCTCCATGCTGCATTATGAGATCAATCGAGGCGGCTCCGGACTACATCTTCCTCATAACATCATCATCTGGGCCATGATGGCGTTGCTGGTGATGACACTCTATTGGCCACAAAGTGAAGAACCCCATGTGGTGACCTCTCCGGGCAAGCTATGGCTGCTGATTGGCGCACTGATGATAACGCTTCCTGGATTGTGGCCTGCATCTTTACAACATGTCGGTGCCTGGTTGCCACGTGTACTCGGTTTGTGGGGCGGAATAATTCTGCTACTGGGGTTGTTTCGGCTGAAATTAAGCTCTACTACACGGCAGGGCTGGCTGCTACTGATACTGTTGTCTGCTTGGGGGCAGGCCACTTTGGCATTACTGCAATGGCTTGTTTTTACGGCAGATAACTGGATGGAGTTTGATCTTGCCCAACGTCCTTATGGCATATTCCAGCAAGTCAATGTTCTGGCTAGCTATTTGGCAACCGGTTATGCCATCGCAGCCTATCTGTTTATGGTTTCAAGCTACCGTGTCATAAGAATCATAAGCACCCTTACGCTACTGGTTTTCCCCGGCATGTTATTGCTATTGCAATCAAGGATTGGCTGGGTCGGAGGAGTAACAACCTTATTATTGCTTTCTCTCTATTACTGGCGACAGCGGAAAATGGCTTGGTTATGGCTATGCAGCCTGATCAGTCTCTTGGTCGCTGCTTATCTGCTGGAGCAGATGATCGGCGGCTCGCTGGTATCCAAAGAGGGGAGTAATAAAGAACGCGGGTTAATACTCGAATACACCTGGCTCATGATACGACAACAGCCGTGGCAAGGCTGGGGTTATGGTAGCTTTGAGTCTGCCTTTGCCCACACACTGATACAAAACATAGGCGTGCCCACCCCCTTTTCTTTTCCTTCACATCCCCATAATGAAGTGCTTTATGGCTGGGCCGAGGGCGGCATTGTGGCGCTGGTGGGGATGCTGGTATTAGCTATCGGATATATAAAACCGCTTTTGATTCAGCCTAAGGTTGTTTTCCCTCTCTGGGTGCTAACTTTACCGATAGCGTTGCATCTGATGACCGAACTCCCTCTTTATCAATCTGCCGCGCATTGGTTGGTGCTGATTTTATTAGGCCGATTGATGGTTCCAGAACATATGTTGATATCAATGCCTCTTCCCCCACCTCATTGGCAGCGCTGGCTGCATGCCGTTATTGTGTTATCAGCCTGTTGTACCTTGCTATTTATGATGGCGGGCTTTAAAACTGGCCGAGTACTGACACTGAGTGAAAGAAGTGGTTTGGTTAATATGCAGCCATTAGACAACCTGGTAAACCCTTATATACAGTGGGAAAGATACCAATATATTCGACATATCAACTTGTTGCTGCAATTTAACCACAATCCCGATCCGGCATTACTGAGCCAGTTCCGAATATGGGCTGAGCAATACATTCAATTGCACAATGATCCTAATGTTTATCAAAGTCTTATCATGATTACCCAGTATCAGTATGACCTGATGCAAGCCAATCACCTGCGCCAGATAGCTCATGCACTGTTCCCCGAAAATCTTGCATTCAGGTAG
- a CDS encoding fimbrial protein, translating to MASLLSLSVMADPMKTDWGRVSMEGSITDTACAIDPGSLEQTIDMAIFPIGQLVQNGVGDEHPFAIRLLDCTIVHPDPDKSNQQHFVVTFDGAADGNNFAVNGDAEGVAMQIIDDKGNVSNPGVVSPEINIIPAEMKLNYALRLVGNGKTLRAGTYYSSVRFKLDYY from the coding sequence ATGGCGTCATTGCTGAGTTTGTCGGTAATGGCAGACCCCATGAAGACAGATTGGGGCCGCGTGAGTATGGAAGGAAGTATTACTGATACTGCTTGTGCAATAGATCCCGGCAGTCTGGAACAGACAATTGATATGGCGATTTTCCCTATCGGTCAGTTAGTTCAGAACGGTGTCGGAGATGAACACCCGTTTGCGATCCGCTTGCTTGATTGCACGATAGTTCACCCAGATCCAGACAAGTCGAACCAGCAGCATTTTGTGGTGACATTTGACGGTGCTGCGGATGGTAATAATTTTGCGGTTAATGGTGATGCCGAGGGAGTGGCAATGCAAATCATTGATGATAAAGGCAATGTTTCGAATCCCGGGGTGGTATCACCGGAGATCAATATTATCCCTGCTGAGATGAAACTCAATTATGCCCTGCGGTTAGTGGGCAATGGCAAGACGCTGCGTGCTGGAACTTATTATTCTAGCGTTCGTTTCAAATTGGATTATTACTGA